In Candidatus Krumholzibacteriia bacterium, one genomic interval encodes:
- a CDS encoding T9SS type A sorting domain-containing protein, translating into MLTTFIATGALALAASTPIADIQGRAHVSPFRGEDVTTRGIVTTVVHNGFYLQDPTGDGDNATADGVFTYTGTAPGVSSGDEVEVAGTVVEFLPGGDPENLSITEIHPSSVRILARQRPLPIAVVIGGSGRIPPGDIMDDDALTIFEPSHDGIDFWESLEGMRVRLVAPRVVGPTNAFGEVWVAVDNGFSGMSAGGALTATLRDANPERVQIDDALLPAPMPAFDTGDVMADVVGVVDYRFGCYEVLPGASPAAVSAAPAPASVSLPGGRERLSIASFNVRNLSPADTDRVPRLAEIVVRSLGAPAILVMQEIQDSSGPVDDGTAGATATLDTLAAAIRRAGGPTYAAREVAPADGADGGVPGGNIRVAVLFDSTRISFVDRGAADANTGTSAVPAGDSVMLTLSPGRVDPANAAWEAARKPLAAEFRVGAVPLFLVACHFSSRSGTTPEFGSVQPPFDPRSGKRFAQAEIVRDFVQSILRLDPDARVIVAGDFNDDVFSGALAPLSSSTALFDLHWRLSEEERYSYVYEGNAHAYDRILVSPALVAGAAVDIVHVCSGSANAASDHDPVVASVVPLRTPPGGAGGGIIRSVFPNPSRGVTTIVLSGRSPAMITIHDARGRRVRRLSPPGANANQFLWDGKDDTGRPVAPGVYFVRVLSADGAAARRIVRMHARE; encoded by the coding sequence GTGCTCACCACCTTCATCGCCACCGGCGCACTCGCGCTTGCAGCATCCACGCCCATCGCAGACATCCAGGGTCGCGCGCACGTTTCACCGTTCCGCGGAGAAGACGTAACCACGCGCGGTATCGTGACCACCGTCGTCCACAACGGGTTCTACCTCCAGGACCCAACCGGCGACGGCGACAACGCGACCGCCGATGGCGTCTTTACCTACACCGGCACCGCGCCGGGCGTTTCATCGGGTGACGAGGTCGAAGTTGCCGGCACCGTGGTGGAATTTCTCCCGGGCGGCGACCCGGAGAATCTCAGCATCACCGAGATCCACCCCTCGTCGGTGCGCATCCTGGCGCGCCAGCGGCCGCTGCCCATTGCGGTCGTGATCGGCGGTTCGGGCCGGATTCCACCCGGGGACATCATGGACGACGACGCCCTCACCATCTTCGAACCGTCGCACGACGGCATCGACTTCTGGGAGAGTCTGGAAGGCATGCGCGTGCGGCTGGTGGCGCCACGCGTGGTGGGTCCCACCAACGCGTTTGGCGAGGTGTGGGTGGCGGTCGACAACGGCTTCAGCGGCATGAGTGCTGGCGGCGCCCTCACCGCCACGCTGCGCGACGCCAACCCGGAGCGGGTCCAGATCGACGACGCGCTCCTGCCCGCACCCATGCCGGCGTTCGACACCGGCGACGTCATGGCGGACGTGGTGGGCGTGGTGGACTATCGCTTTGGCTGCTACGAAGTGTTGCCCGGGGCGTCGCCGGCGGCGGTTTCGGCCGCGCCCGCGCCGGCGTCCGTGTCGCTCCCGGGCGGGCGCGAACGGCTTAGCATCGCCAGCTTCAATGTGCGCAACCTCTCGCCCGCCGACACCGATCGCGTGCCGCGCCTCGCGGAGATCGTCGTTCGCTCTCTCGGCGCGCCCGCCATCCTCGTCATGCAGGAGATCCAGGACTCGAGCGGACCGGTGGACGACGGCACTGCAGGCGCCACCGCCACCCTCGACACGCTGGCCGCCGCCATACGCCGCGCGGGGGGTCCAACCTACGCCGCGCGCGAAGTGGCACCCGCCGACGGCGCGGACGGTGGTGTTCCCGGCGGCAACATCCGCGTGGCAGTATTGTTCGATTCCACGCGCATTTCCTTTGTGGATCGCGGGGCAGCAGATGCGAACACGGGAACGTCGGCGGTTCCGGCCGGCGACAGCGTGATGCTCACGCTGAGCCCGGGGCGCGTGGATCCGGCCAACGCGGCGTGGGAAGCGGCGCGCAAGCCGCTGGCCGCGGAGTTCCGTGTGGGCGCGGTGCCGCTGTTCCTGGTGGCGTGCCATTTCTCCTCGCGCAGCGGCACCACGCCGGAATTCGGCTCCGTGCAGCCGCCCTTCGATCCGCGCTCCGGCAAGCGCTTTGCGCAGGCGGAAATCGTGCGCGACTTCGTGCAGTCGATTCTGCGCCTGGATCCGGACGCGCGCGTGATCGTGGCGGGCGATTTCAACGACGACGTCTTCTCCGGTGCGCTGGCGCCGCTGTCGTCATCGACCGCGCTCTTCGACCTGCACTGGCGGCTCAGCGAGGAAGAGCGCTACTCGTATGTCTACGAGGGCAACGCCCACGCCTACGATCGTATCCTCGTGAGCCCGGCGCTGGTTGCGGGCGCCGCGGTGGATATCGTCCACGTGTGCAGCGGGTCTGCGAACGCGGCCAGCGATCACGACCCGGTGGTGGCCAGCGTGGTCCCGCTGCGCACGCCTCCCGGCGGTGCTGGTGGCGGTATCATCCGGTCGGTCTTCCCCAATCCATCGCGGGGCGTGACCACCATCGTGCTGTCCGGAAGATCACCGGCCATGATCACCATCCACGACGCGCGAGGACGGCGCGTGCGCCGCCTCTCTCCGCCGGGCGCGAACGCAAACCAGTTCCTGTGGGACGGAAAAGACGACACCGGACGCCCTGTGGCGCCCGGTGTCTATTTTGTGCGCGTGCTGTCGGCGGACGGTGCGGCGGCACGACGCATCGTGCGTATGCACGCCCGCGAGTAG
- a CDS encoding TPM domain-containing protein, with protein MQNTIRARTYRTAATFLVTAGTVLMALAVGLALREALIPAADTWPAWTGGTIVVLSGMAVLLWLCGALLSRRAHRERRDTVRTFLDEDERARVLAAIREFERKTSGEIRVHLQARIDGAARDVAATVFDRLGMARTRDRNGVLFFVGVRDRRFAVIGDVGIYDVVPRDFWSTVVARVELRLMEGRYADGLVEGVRMAGAALVEHFPPRPDDVNELPDDISG; from the coding sequence ATGCAGAACACCATTCGCGCACGCACCTATCGCACGGCCGCCACTTTCCTGGTGACGGCGGGCACCGTTCTCATGGCCCTGGCAGTCGGGCTCGCCCTGCGCGAGGCGCTGATTCCCGCCGCCGACACGTGGCCGGCCTGGACCGGCGGCACCATCGTCGTATTGAGCGGCATGGCGGTACTGCTGTGGTTATGCGGCGCACTCCTCTCCCGCCGCGCGCACCGCGAACGCCGCGATACCGTGCGCACGTTCCTGGACGAGGACGAGCGTGCCCGCGTACTGGCCGCCATCCGCGAATTCGAGCGCAAGACGTCGGGCGAGATCCGCGTGCACCTGCAGGCGCGTATCGACGGCGCGGCGCGGGATGTCGCCGCCACCGTGTTCGACCGCCTCGGCATGGCGCGCACGCGTGACCGCAACGGCGTGTTGTTCTTTGTGGGCGTGCGGGACCGCCGGTTCGCCGTGATCGGTGATGTGGGCATATACGATGTGGTGCCGCGGGATTTCTGGAGCACTGTAGTGGCGCGTGTGGAATTGCGCCTGATGGAAGGCCGCTATGCCGACGGCCTCGTCGAAGGCGTCCGCATGGCCGGCGCCGCGCTGGTCGAACACTTCCCGCCCCGCCCCGACGACGTCAACGAACTCCCTGACGATATCTCCGGCTAG
- a CDS encoding T9SS type A sorting domain-containing protein, with product MRTALLLLAAAASLGIADHPSFAKKPTPPTPVVAPAPLNQPGFRSLSVDTFVLAEYDFAGLDPQGWTTHDITAQIDTFFHVDNFAGVPGYAPLSGTKSLWCGTNTSIGGCPYLTCAPGYGNSWKQTFESIAFPATGDVTLSFQIRHDSEPDYDYTYVEFMDYLNGWVRVASYDGAAGPMLASFAIPASQLPGTVKVRFRFVSDPYWSDEDCLFNTYGAVVIDNISLSDANGQIDFQDFEAEAVGVFTTADGDWSAFATPGYGTLAALYPGTSVLQEDPNHYELGAVWGFFADPSVVNYSCGGHPEQGAVPYQRYGSQYFNNAIWSPQIEWQEDQDGAPIPSTVSGALLEFDVYRDLELDGMIFYKWHVRSFVDGCPGPWKDRGYVYWGAQKDWYRAGFEIGDLVWPGATSIQVALEVWDGCSIWYCFGEECHSHAPLFTNVRVVRVDEWATAVGDVPGPARLEQNIPNPFNPSTEIRYTIARAGPVWLVIYDVTGARVRELVAGRQEPRADGYRVTWDGTDDRGRRVASGVYYYRLVAGEFTQTRKMVLLK from the coding sequence ATGAGAACAGCGCTGCTGTTACTGGCCGCCGCCGCGAGTCTTGGAATCGCCGACCATCCGAGTTTCGCGAAGAAGCCCACCCCGCCGACGCCCGTGGTGGCACCGGCACCCCTCAATCAACCCGGTTTTAGATCCCTCAGCGTTGATACCTTCGTGCTGGCCGAATACGACTTCGCCGGCCTCGATCCGCAGGGCTGGACCACGCACGACATCACCGCGCAGATCGACACCTTCTTCCACGTGGATAACTTCGCGGGTGTGCCGGGCTACGCACCGCTGTCCGGCACGAAGTCGCTGTGGTGCGGGACGAACACCAGCATCGGCGGGTGTCCCTACCTCACCTGTGCGCCTGGCTACGGCAACAGTTGGAAGCAAACCTTCGAGTCCATCGCATTTCCCGCCACCGGCGACGTGACGCTGTCCTTCCAGATCCGCCACGACTCAGAACCGGACTATGACTACACCTACGTGGAGTTCATGGACTACCTGAACGGCTGGGTGCGAGTGGCATCGTACGATGGCGCCGCGGGGCCGATGCTGGCCAGCTTCGCGATTCCGGCGTCCCAGCTCCCCGGCACCGTGAAGGTTCGCTTCCGGTTTGTATCGGATCCCTACTGGTCCGACGAAGACTGCCTGTTCAACACCTATGGCGCGGTGGTGATTGACAATATTTCGTTATCAGACGCGAATGGGCAGATCGACTTCCAGGACTTCGAGGCGGAAGCTGTGGGGGTGTTCACCACCGCGGACGGGGACTGGTCGGCGTTTGCGACACCCGGCTACGGCACGCTGGCCGCACTCTACCCGGGCACGAGCGTGTTGCAGGAGGATCCCAATCACTATGAGCTTGGCGCGGTGTGGGGCTTCTTTGCGGATCCCTCGGTGGTGAACTACAGCTGTGGGGGGCATCCCGAGCAGGGCGCGGTTCCGTACCAGAGATATGGCAGCCAGTATTTCAACAACGCGATCTGGTCGCCGCAGATTGAATGGCAGGAAGACCAGGACGGTGCGCCGATACCCTCGACGGTGTCAGGCGCATTGCTCGAGTTCGATGTATACCGGGATCTGGAGCTCGACGGCATGATCTTCTACAAGTGGCACGTGCGTTCCTTTGTGGATGGCTGCCCGGGCCCATGGAAGGACCGCGGTTATGTCTACTGGGGAGCTCAGAAGGATTGGTATCGGGCCGGCTTCGAAATCGGAGACCTCGTCTGGCCGGGCGCCACGAGCATTCAGGTGGCGCTGGAGGTCTGGGATGGGTGCAGTATCTGGTACTGCTTCGGTGAGGAGTGTCATTCCCACGCGCCGCTGTTCACCAACGTGCGCGTGGTGCGGGTGGACGAGTGGGCGACCGCGGTGGGTGATGTGCCGGGGCCGGCGCGCCTGGAGCAGAACATCCCAAATCCCTTCAACCCGTCCACCGAGATCCGCTACACCATCGCGCGGGCCGGGCCGGTGTGGCTGGTCATCTACGATGTGACCGGTGCGCGCGTGAGGGAGCTGGTGGCCGGGCGGCAGGAGCCGCGCGCCGACGGGTATCGCGTCACCTGGGATGGAACCGACGACCGCGGGCGGCGGGTGGCGAGCGGGGTTTACTATTACCGCCTGGTGGCGGGGGAGTTTACGCAGACGCGCAAAATGGTGCTGCTCAAATGA
- a CDS encoding DUF4136 domain-containing protein, with protein sequence MKRFVPLLLIAMVAALGVSCSQRNFQNTLEIESRTIPGIDFSQYHNWKFAREEEYPMTNIPVLDDPGFRNSVGLSMIEDMNKLGYTKVDSLQDFVMMIHVVVEDKFDQQKMNDIYQGYDMAWAQMSADDYWKEGELLLFAMDAKTGKQIWSAAAHARLDKEPAKAETTKKRIKSIISTMLEDFPRAMK encoded by the coding sequence ATGAAGCGTTTTGTGCCCCTGCTGCTCATTGCAATGGTTGCCGCCCTCGGTGTCTCGTGCTCGCAACGCAACTTCCAGAATACGCTCGAGATTGAGAGCCGCACCATCCCGGGTATCGACTTCAGTCAATACCACAATTGGAAGTTCGCCCGCGAGGAGGAGTATCCGATGACCAACATCCCGGTTCTCGACGACCCGGGCTTCAGAAACTCGGTGGGGCTCTCCATGATAGAAGACATGAATAAGCTCGGATACACCAAGGTCGACAGCCTTCAGGACTTCGTCATGATGATTCACGTGGTAGTGGAGGACAAGTTTGACCAGCAGAAGATGAATGACATCTACCAGGGCTACGACATGGCCTGGGCGCAGATGAGCGCCGATGACTACTGGAAAGAGGGGGAGTTGCTGCTCTTCGCCATGGACGCAAAAACCGGCAAGCAGATATGGAGCGCGGCCGCCCACGCCAGGCTCGACAAGGAACCTGCCAAGGCCGAGACCACCAAGAAGCGCATCAAGAGCATCATTTCCACGATGCTCGAGGATTTCCCCAGGGCGATGAAGTAG
- a CDS encoding TPM domain-containing protein, with amino-acid sequence MKRFFWFVLAVTLAGSSPGAFSAPAVHMRLPDAPARFLYDEPGVLSREERAVIEDSLMAMDRRGLEIGVAVFQSIHGEAIENVSLALAEKWRPGSAEEDNGALLVIALEERKVRIEVGYGLEGRITDAAAGRIIRNAIAPAFREGRYGDGILRAVTSLALLAGGGTLEEPPSSGIPVAFALVILFLVLGTIVMIAAMSRHATASRDGWTGGGLRGGTFWGGGGFGGGGGGFGGGGGSFGGGSFGGGGASGSW; translated from the coding sequence GTGAAAAGGTTCTTCTGGTTTGTTCTCGCGGTAACGCTCGCGGGGTCCTCCCCGGGAGCGTTTTCCGCGCCCGCCGTGCATATGCGGCTTCCGGACGCGCCCGCCCGCTTTCTCTACGATGAGCCGGGTGTGCTCTCGCGCGAAGAGCGGGCCGTCATCGAGGACAGCCTCATGGCGATGGACCGGCGGGGGCTTGAGATCGGCGTGGCCGTGTTTCAGTCCATTCACGGCGAGGCTATCGAGAATGTCTCGCTTGCGCTGGCCGAAAAATGGCGTCCGGGCAGCGCCGAGGAAGACAACGGCGCGCTGCTGGTGATCGCCCTTGAAGAGCGCAAGGTGCGCATCGAAGTCGGCTACGGGCTCGAGGGCCGCATCACCGACGCGGCCGCCGGACGCATCATTCGCAACGCCATCGCGCCCGCCTTCCGCGAGGGGCGCTACGGGGACGGCATCCTGCGCGCGGTGACCAGCCTCGCGCTGCTGGCGGGTGGGGGGACGCTGGAGGAGCCGCCATCCAGCGGCATCCCGGTGGCGTTCGCACTGGTCATCCTGTTCCTGGTGCTCGGTACCATCGTGATGATCGCGGCCATGAGCCGGCACGCCACCGCGTCGCGCGATGGCTGGACCGGCGGCGGACTCCGCGGGGGCACATTCTGGGGTGGCGGTGGTTTTGGTGGTGGTGGCGGCGGTTTCGGCGGCGGCGGTGGCTCCTTCGGGGGTGGATCGTTCGGTGGCGGTGGCGCCTCGGGGAGCTGGTGA
- a CDS encoding heavy metal translocating P-type ATPase encodes MKTDPVCGMTVADDAPLQFTHDGIDYRFCSAGCREKFARDPAAYLNKTDTGKPAPQPPVQAGAAAEWTCPMHPEVVRGEPGSCPICGMALEPRMPSAGDTENPELQDMSRRFKVAVALAVPLLFVAMGDMLPGQPVSKLLSPRLRVWIELLLATPVCVWAAWPFHERAYQSLRTRNLNMFTLIGLGVSVACLFSLVAVIAPGLFPDAMRHHGGVPVYFEAAAVITALVLMGQVLELRARHQTGEAIRRLLGMAPTTARRIGAGGAEEDIPIEHVHVGDRLRVRPGEKVPVDGRVVDGESSLDESMVTGEPLPVEKTRGDSVVGGTINGTGSLVIEAEKVGKDTLLARIVAMVADAQRSRAPIQKLADRVSGWFVPIVILIALVTFVAWMAAGPEPRVAFAIVNAIAVLIIACPCALGLATPVSIMVATGRGASSGVLFRDAEAVETLRKVDTLIVDKTGTLTEGKPALTRVEIVDGGDEREILQLVTALERASEHPLAAAIVRGAEERNAAAGSARAESFQSVTGRGVFGRVDGRDVAVGNVSLLKGRGIDSGALEKRADELRGNGETVMLVAVDGKPAGMIGVADPIKDTTKEAIRSLHADGVRIVMVTGDNRTTADAVARELGIDDVVAGVLPHQKVEEVTRLQEQGRVVAMAGDGINDAPALARADVGIAMGTGTDVAMESAGVTLVKGDLRAIARARNLSRATMRNIRQNLFFAFFYNAAAVPIAAGAFYPAFGLLLNPMIAAAAMSFSSVSVIGNALRLRNRKI; translated from the coding sequence ATGAAGACCGATCCTGTCTGCGGCATGACGGTCGCGGACGACGCCCCGCTCCAGTTCACCCACGATGGCATTGATTACCGCTTTTGCAGCGCGGGTTGCCGCGAGAAGTTCGCGCGCGATCCCGCGGCCTACCTGAACAAGACCGATACCGGCAAGCCCGCCCCGCAACCCCCCGTGCAAGCCGGCGCCGCGGCGGAGTGGACCTGTCCCATGCACCCCGAGGTGGTGCGTGGCGAGCCGGGATCGTGTCCCATCTGCGGCATGGCCCTCGAACCGCGCATGCCATCGGCCGGTGACACCGAAAACCCCGAGCTCCAGGACATGTCGCGGCGCTTCAAGGTGGCGGTGGCACTGGCGGTGCCGCTCCTGTTTGTCGCCATGGGCGACATGCTTCCGGGCCAGCCCGTTTCGAAGCTTCTCTCGCCGCGGCTTCGGGTATGGATCGAACTCCTGCTGGCGACGCCGGTGTGCGTGTGGGCGGCGTGGCCCTTCCACGAGCGCGCGTACCAGTCCCTGCGCACGCGCAATCTCAACATGTTCACGCTCATCGGCCTGGGGGTGAGCGTGGCCTGCCTGTTCAGTCTGGTCGCGGTCATCGCACCGGGTCTGTTTCCGGACGCGATGCGCCACCACGGCGGCGTGCCGGTGTATTTCGAAGCCGCGGCGGTGATCACGGCACTGGTCCTGATGGGCCAGGTGCTGGAGCTGCGTGCGCGCCACCAGACCGGAGAAGCCATCCGCCGGCTCCTGGGCATGGCGCCCACGACCGCGCGCCGTATTGGCGCCGGCGGTGCCGAGGAGGACATTCCCATCGAGCACGTGCACGTGGGCGACCGCCTGCGCGTGCGGCCGGGGGAGAAGGTGCCGGTGGACGGGCGCGTGGTGGACGGGGAGAGCAGCCTGGACGAGTCCATGGTGACGGGCGAGCCGCTGCCGGTGGAAAAGACACGCGGCGATTCGGTGGTGGGCGGCACCATCAATGGAACCGGCTCCCTGGTGATCGAGGCGGAAAAGGTGGGGAAGGACACGCTCCTCGCGCGCATCGTGGCCATGGTGGCGGATGCGCAGCGCAGCCGCGCGCCCATCCAGAAGCTGGCCGACAGGGTGTCGGGCTGGTTCGTGCCCATCGTGATTCTCATCGCGCTGGTGACGTTCGTGGCGTGGATGGCGGCGGGACCGGAGCCGCGCGTCGCGTTTGCAATCGTGAACGCCATCGCCGTGCTCATCATTGCCTGTCCGTGCGCACTGGGCCTCGCCACGCCGGTGTCGATCATGGTGGCCACGGGGCGGGGTGCGTCGAGTGGCGTATTGTTTCGCGACGCCGAGGCGGTGGAAACGCTGCGCAAGGTGGACACGCTCATCGTGGACAAGACGGGCACGCTCACGGAGGGAAAGCCCGCGTTGACGCGGGTGGAGATCGTGGACGGCGGTGACGAGAGGGAGATTCTGCAGCTGGTGACGGCTCTGGAACGCGCCAGCGAGCATCCGCTGGCAGCGGCCATCGTGCGGGGTGCGGAGGAACGGAACGCCGCGGCGGGGAGCGCGCGCGCGGAAAGCTTCCAGTCCGTGACGGGACGCGGCGTCTTCGGGCGTGTGGATGGCCGTGACGTGGCGGTGGGCAACGTGTCGCTGCTCAAGGGGCGCGGCATCGACAGCGGCGCGCTGGAGAAGCGTGCCGATGAACTGCGCGGAAACGGCGAGACGGTGATGCTCGTCGCCGTCGACGGGAAGCCCGCGGGGATGATCGGCGTGGCGGATCCCATCAAGGACACCACCAAGGAAGCCATCCGGAGTCTGCACGCCGACGGCGTGCGCATCGTCATGGTGACCGGCGACAACCGCACCACCGCCGATGCGGTGGCGCGCGAACTGGGCATCGACGACGTGGTGGCCGGGGTGCTGCCCCACCAGAAGGTGGAAGAAGTGACGCGCCTGCAGGAGCAGGGGCGCGTGGTGGCGATGGCGGGCGACGGCATCAACGACGCGCCGGCGCTGGCGCGCGCCGACGTGGGTATCGCCATGGGCACCGGAACCGACGTGGCCATGGAGAGCGCCGGCGTGACGCTGGTCAAGGGCGACCTGCGCGCCATCGCGCGTGCGCGCAACCTGAGCCGTGCCACCATGAGGAATATCCGCCAGAATCTGTTCTTTGCGTTCTTCTACAACGCGGCGGCGGTGCCCATCGCGGCGGGCGCGTTCTACCCCGCATTCGGGCTGCTGTTGAACCCGATGATCGCGGCGGCCGCGATGAGCTTCAGCTCGGTAAGCGTGATCGGGAACGCCCTGCGCCTGCGCAACCGGAAGATCTAG
- a CDS encoding LemA family protein, producing MGKLVGVGFGILVLFLVISGVSSYNALVKQSEAVDQAWSQVENVYQRRSDLIPNLVETVKGASNFEQETLTQVIEARARASQITVTPEMLSDPQALQRFDAAQGALGSALSRLLVTVEQYPELKANANYLALQDELAGTENRIAVERMRFTETVRSYNVAVKRFPTRLFAGMFGFTPRAYFEAREGAEEPPKVDFN from the coding sequence ATGGGAAAACTGGTTGGTGTCGGCTTTGGTATCCTGGTGCTCTTCCTCGTGATCAGCGGGGTATCGAGCTACAACGCGCTGGTCAAGCAGAGCGAGGCCGTCGATCAGGCCTGGAGCCAGGTGGAGAACGTCTACCAGCGGCGCTCGGACCTGATCCCGAACCTGGTGGAGACGGTCAAGGGCGCCTCGAACTTCGAGCAGGAAACCCTGACCCAGGTGATCGAGGCGCGCGCGCGCGCCAGCCAGATCACGGTAACGCCGGAAATGTTGAGCGACCCGCAGGCGCTGCAGCGTTTTGACGCGGCCCAGGGAGCGCTGGGTTCGGCGCTCTCGCGGCTGCTCGTCACCGTGGAGCAGTACCCGGAACTCAAGGCCAACGCCAACTACCTCGCCCTGCAGGACGAGCTGGCCGGCACCGAGAACCGCATTGCGGTGGAACGGATGCGCTTCACCGAAACGGTGCGCAGCTACAATGTGGCCGTGAAGCGTTTCCCGACCCGGCTGTTCGCGGGGATGTTCGGGTTTACTCCCCGGGCGTATTTCGAGGCGCGCGAAGGCGCCGAGGAACCTCCGAAGGTGGATTTCAACTAA
- a CDS encoding NYN domain-containing protein produces the protein MPEKNNRDRTASIAVFCDFENIAIGVRESRYDEFDIGRVLERLLLKGSIVVKKAYCDWDRYKDFKKAMHEAAFELIEIPHVRQSGKNSADIRMVVDALDLCYTKPHVNAFVIMSGDSDFSSLVTKLRENDKTVVGVGVKNSTSDLFTGACDEFIFYDDLVREHEKRRKSRKRPPAKPRAAGAPKGEAVAEEKRQEAFDLVLDTIEMLWDERGDDDEVWGSMVKQAIKRRKPGFNESYYGFRSFSELLKTMEKEKMLVMEPDERSGGYIIRDVI, from the coding sequence ATGCCCGAGAAGAACAATAGAGACCGGACCGCCAGCATCGCGGTCTTCTGCGACTTTGAGAACATCGCCATCGGCGTGCGCGAGTCGCGCTACGACGAATTCGACATCGGCCGCGTCCTGGAACGCCTGCTGCTCAAGGGCAGCATCGTGGTCAAGAAGGCCTACTGCGACTGGGACCGCTACAAGGACTTCAAGAAGGCCATGCACGAGGCGGCCTTCGAGCTCATCGAGATTCCCCACGTGCGCCAGTCGGGCAAGAACTCCGCGGACATCCGCATGGTGGTGGACGCGCTGGACCTCTGTTACACCAAGCCGCACGTGAACGCCTTCGTCATCATGAGCGGCGACTCGGACTTCTCCTCGCTGGTCACCAAGCTGCGCGAGAACGACAAGACGGTAGTCGGCGTGGGGGTCAAGAACTCCACCTCGGACCTCTTCACCGGCGCGTGCGACGAGTTCATCTTCTACGACGACCTGGTGCGCGAGCACGAGAAGCGGCGCAAGAGCCGCAAGCGCCCGCCGGCCAAGCCGAGGGCGGCCGGGGCCCCCAAGGGCGAGGCCGTGGCTGAGGAGAAGCGCCAGGAGGCATTCGACCTGGTGCTCGACACCATCGAGATGCTGTGGGACGAACGCGGCGACGACGACGAGGTGTGGGGGTCGATGGTCAAGCAGGCCATCAAGCGCCGCAAGCCGGGCTTCAACGAGTCGTACTACGGCTTCCGCAGCTTCAGCGAATTACTGAAGACCATGGAGAAGGAAAAGATGCTGGTGATGGAGCCGGACGAGCGTTCCGGCGGCTACATCATCCGCGACGTCATTTGA
- a CDS encoding DUF302 domain-containing protein: protein MNIGIKKNLSISFDEALAAVPEALKAEGFGILTEIDVQKTLDEKLHVPFRRYRILGACNPPLAHRVLTAETDAGVMLPCNVIVYEGDDGRAVVTAVDPMQTLAREHPVLEPVAREVQEKLTRVVEKLR from the coding sequence ATGAACATCGGCATCAAGAAGAACCTCTCCATCTCGTTTGACGAGGCACTCGCCGCCGTCCCGGAGGCGCTGAAGGCGGAGGGTTTTGGAATCCTCACCGAAATCGACGTGCAGAAGACGCTGGACGAGAAACTCCACGTCCCCTTCCGCCGCTATCGCATCCTCGGCGCCTGCAATCCGCCGCTGGCGCACCGGGTTCTGACCGCGGAGACGGACGCGGGGGTCATGCTGCCTTGCAACGTCATCGTCTACGAGGGCGACGATGGGCGTGCGGTGGTTACGGCCGTGGACCCCATGCAGACGCTGGCCCGCGAGCACCCCGTGCTCGAGCCGGTGGCGCGCGAGGTGCAGGAAAAGCTGACGCGCGTGGTCGAAAAGCTGCGCTGA
- a CDS encoding class I SAM-dependent methyltransferase, giving the protein MPERPPDIRSQFDRAFFERFYQRSSTAVISADDVYRRARFVLAYLAHLQLEVHSVLDAGCGTGLWKKALRRVDRDIAYTGIDPSEYLCRRYGWTQTAIADFAPRRTFDLVVCQDVLQYVDDTGVRRSIAAMKRACAGALYFDVPTTDDIDDGLLDMKLTDRAIHVRGAEWYRRLLRKSFVNAGGGVFLKKNASAVILALERLG; this is encoded by the coding sequence ATGCCTGAGCGTCCGCCCGATATCCGCAGCCAGTTTGACCGCGCGTTCTTCGAGCGCTTCTACCAGCGGTCGTCCACGGCGGTGATATCCGCGGACGACGTCTACCGCCGTGCGCGCTTCGTGCTCGCCTACCTGGCGCACCTGCAACTGGAGGTTCACTCCGTGCTCGACGCGGGCTGCGGCACCGGGCTGTGGAAGAAGGCGCTGCGGCGGGTGGACCGCGACATCGCGTACACCGGCATCGATCCCAGCGAGTACCTGTGCCGCCGCTATGGCTGGACGCAGACGGCCATCGCCGACTTCGCGCCGCGGCGCACGTTCGACCTGGTGGTGTGCCAGGACGTGCTGCAGTACGTGGACGACACCGGCGTGCGCCGCAGCATCGCGGCCATGAAGCGCGCCTGCGCCGGCGCGCTCTACTTCGACGTGCCCACCACCGACGACATCGACGACGGCCTGCTGGACATGAAACTCACCGACCGCGCGATCCACGTGCGCGGCGCCGAGTGGTACCGCAGGCTGCTGCGCAAGAGCTTCGTCAACGCGGGCGGGGGCGTGTTCCTCAAGAAGAACGCCAGCGCGGTGATCCTGGCCCTGGAACGTCTGGGGTGA